The Paenibacillus tianjinensis genome has a window encoding:
- a CDS encoding XRE family transcriptional regulator: MRAAAEHYDDGQLYLAAAAEVTGGASAPWLDNVDLHRASVLFKTMEEVQEVLEASSDAPISKTNKQLNESERKQIKRLLMETVEAITALTHLAAVLCKEYCFSWLATWKEHRADLKAKQYMK, translated from the coding sequence ATGAGAGCAGCAGCTGAACATTACGATGACGGTCAACTCTATCTAGCAGCGGCGGCGGAAGTCACCGGTGGTGCTTCTGCTCCATGGCTGGACAATGTGGACCTGCATCGGGCCAGTGTACTGTTCAAGACGATGGAGGAAGTTCAGGAAGTGCTTGAAGCTTCAAGCGACGCCCCAATCAGTAAGACGAATAAACAGCTAAACGAGTCGGAACGTAAGCAAATTAAACGATTGCTGATGGAGACGGTAGAGGCAATTACAGCGCTGACTCATCTGGCCGCAGTGCTCTGTAAGGAATACTGCTTCAGTTGGCTGGCGACTTGGAAAGAACACAGAGCGGATCTGAAAGCAAAACAATACATGAAATGA
- a CDS encoding helix-turn-helix domain-containing protein translates to MKVNADKLMELAQKEGWSIPELANRLGVDYSYLFRVLKKSKNGGGKLFNGLYQLCKEKDLNIEEYIFLQKTLSTNNDKKEVI, encoded by the coding sequence GTGAAAGTAAATGCAGATAAACTAATGGAACTTGCTCAAAAAGAAGGTTGGAGCATACCTGAACTTGCTAATCGTTTAGGGGTGGACTACTCTTACCTCTTCAGAGTACTGAAAAAGAGCAAAAACGGCGGAGGTAAGTTGTTCAACGGGTTGTATCAATTATGTAAGGAAAAGGATTTGAACATCGAAGAGTATATTTTTTTGCAAAAAACGTTGTCTACAAACAACGATAAAAAAGAGGTGATCTAA
- a CDS encoding helix-turn-helix domain-containing protein — protein MELVPVRCRIPELLVRLDKRLPSTSQIKINQQWLADKIGISKQQMSDYINLRTGIMSIQRAALIAYHLDCQIDDLFEWEWR, from the coding sequence ATGGAACTTGTTCCTGTGCGCTGTCGCATTCCCGAGTTGCTTGTCAGGCTGGATAAAAGGCTACCAAGTACAAGTCAAATTAAGATCAATCAACAGTGGCTGGCGGATAAGATTGGTATAAGTAAACAGCAGATGTCTGATTACATCAATCTTCGAACTGGAATTATGAGCATTCAGCGAGCTGCGTTGATTGCTTATCATCTCGACTGTCAAATCGACGATCTGTTTGAATGGGAATGGCGATAG
- a CDS encoding LytTR family transcriptional regulator DNA-binding domain-containing protein, with protein MIRRMKRLQGDKKDKFECRDVDLKDVNYIDKWQRTGNSHSTLAYHTSEGSYQDLDILAEAAEAYKDQGFILIGRTALVQESKIEIIISVENNGSIITFKDGTKLYVMKQI; from the coding sequence ATGATAAGACGAATGAAGAGGCTTCAGGGCGATAAGAAGGATAAATTTGAGTGCAGGGACGTTGACCTTAAAGATGTGAACTATATAGATAAGTGGCAGCGTACGGGGAATTCACATTCTACGCTTGCTTACCACACCAGTGAAGGTTCTTATCAGGACCTTGATATTTTGGCTGAAGCAGCTGAAGCATATAAGGATCAAGGTTTCATTCTCATTGGAAGAACAGCGTTGGTTCAAGAATCAAAAATTGAGATTATCATTTCAGTAGAAAATAATGGATCGATCATAACCTTTAAAGATGGAACGAAATTGTATGTTATGAAGCAAATTTAG
- a CDS encoding outer membrane protein assembly factor BamD, which produces MRKFIMVLSIMLLLAGCGPSKADQAAELSTQAEQHYKDGDLQSAKAVYEKSLEIKEDAEIRQKLTLTESEITALATVRQYLSDLSAANQELKQNIDPTALYETSVKIDSILNELTEVPVPDYSSITVYLDRIKEDNNFFLLKSDVELFTLSAQSGIEVDAVKLNKSVQKFLDEYSTISNYK; this is translated from the coding sequence ATGAGGAAATTTATCATGGTATTGTCCATCATGTTGCTCTTGGCTGGCTGCGGCCCTTCCAAAGCAGATCAAGCAGCTGAACTAAGCACGCAAGCCGAACAGCATTACAAAGATGGTGACTTGCAGAGTGCCAAAGCTGTATATGAAAAATCATTGGAGATTAAAGAGGATGCGGAGATCCGCCAGAAGCTTACACTTACTGAAAGTGAAATCACAGCTTTGGCAACTGTTAGGCAATACCTGAGTGATCTGTCTGCTGCAAACCAGGAATTGAAGCAAAACATCGATCCTACCGCCTTATATGAGACATCCGTCAAGATTGATTCAATCCTGAATGAGCTCACTGAAGTTCCAGTTCCGGATTATTCAAGCATAACTGTCTATTTGGACCGGATTAAAGAAGACAACAACTTCTTCCTTCTTAAATCAGATGTCGAATTGTTTACGCTCAGTGCTCAATCAGGGATTGAGGTGGATGCTGTGAAATTGAACAAATCAGTTCAGAAGTTTCTGGATGAGTATTCGACGATCAGCAATTATAAATAA
- a CDS encoding tyrosine-type recombinase/integrase, giving the protein MTTEKKRSSVPVPKKIPANNKQGYKWRLVIEGPPNPITGERKQIPRVRDTQKEVIAACQDEYKRLEAGFDSKRAKTLTFEQAGLEWIKTYSKLGKKGKTVETREEDFKTMCLYMGKVLVASFKHNQYQKIINKLDDDGYSLNTIKKYHTTTNLIFKWVIKEEIRDDNPCIGISYPKKQLTVEEIKDNEIYEKYLDRNELYDFLDVLEDYGTGDDLEAFYFLLFSGTRPGELCALEWPDINSETFECHIYKTIFFPRGQKGRYELTPPKTKKSIRKFLLDEFIINMLKKLKIRQEERYNRYKELNDDFVETQFIFTNTNGTPYRPNTLVRYMERLLKLTDIKKHATPHIFRHTHITMLIEASLESGSQIDLKTIMDRVGHDDSKTTLGIYTHVTERMKQQNSEIAKFHFENILNRRNNPTL; this is encoded by the coding sequence TTGACCACTGAGAAAAAACGATCATCCGTCCCCGTCCCCAAGAAAATACCCGCCAATAACAAACAGGGATACAAATGGCGTCTTGTCATTGAGGGACCACCTAATCCCATCACAGGTGAAAGAAAACAAATCCCACGAGTCCGTGATACGCAGAAAGAAGTTATAGCAGCCTGTCAGGACGAATATAAGCGGCTAGAAGCCGGTTTTGACAGTAAGAGAGCTAAGACCCTCACTTTCGAACAGGCTGGCTTAGAATGGATTAAGACGTACTCTAAGCTAGGGAAGAAAGGCAAGACTGTCGAAACTCGCGAAGAAGATTTTAAAACGATGTGTTTGTATATGGGAAAGGTTCTTGTGGCCTCGTTCAAACACAACCAATATCAAAAGATTATTAACAAACTTGATGACGATGGATATTCCCTTAACACTATTAAGAAATATCACACTACAACAAACTTAATTTTTAAGTGGGTTATAAAGGAAGAAATACGAGATGATAACCCTTGTATTGGCATTTCCTACCCTAAAAAACAGTTGACTGTAGAGGAAATTAAGGATAATGAGATCTATGAGAAATATCTTGACCGGAATGAACTTTATGACTTTTTGGATGTATTAGAGGATTATGGCACAGGTGATGACCTGGAGGCTTTTTATTTTTTGCTATTTAGTGGAACTCGTCCTGGAGAGCTATGCGCCCTGGAATGGCCTGACATTAACTCGGAGACTTTCGAATGTCATATCTATAAAACGATTTTCTTTCCTCGAGGTCAAAAAGGACGATATGAATTAACACCACCTAAGACAAAGAAATCTATCCGTAAATTTCTTTTAGATGAATTTATTATTAATATGTTAAAGAAACTTAAGATCAGACAGGAAGAAAGATATAATAGATATAAAGAGCTTAATGATGATTTTGTGGAAACCCAGTTTATATTTACGAATACTAATGGAACCCCATATCGTCCTAATACGCTCGTCAGATATATGGAACGGTTATTGAAACTAACAGATATCAAAAAGCATGCAACCCCTCATATCTTCCGTCATACCCATATTACAATGTTAATTGAAGCAAGCTTGGAATCCGGCTCTCAAATTGACTTGAAAACAATTATGGATCGCGTTGGTCATGATGATTCAAAAACCACCTTAGGGATATACACTCATGTCACAGAACGTATGAAGCAACAAAATTCTGAAATCGCGAAATTCCACTTTGAAAACATCCTAAACAGGAGAAATAATCCGACGTTGTGA
- a CDS encoding HAD family hydrolase: MPITAVLFDLDDTLLWDERSVEEAFRAACEAAGNDVDPLELEAAVRREARSLYETYETFPFTKMIGINPFEALWANFTAGEQPEFRQLEQLAPAYRKESWRRGLASVGVNDEALAEQLAAKFAEERRKRPYMYEETLQVLDELRGKVKLLLLTNGCPALQQEKLDGVPELIPYFDHVVISGSFGKGKPDKDIFVHALDLLDIAPEQGVMVGDKLTTDILGGLTAGLTTVWINRTGKKANPEIRPDYQIGHLSELLPLVQSL, from the coding sequence ATGCCGATTACCGCCGTACTATTTGACCTTGACGATACACTGCTCTGGGATGAACGGAGCGTTGAAGAAGCTTTTCGCGCGGCCTGCGAAGCAGCAGGAAACGATGTTGACCCTTTAGAGCTGGAAGCAGCTGTCCGCAGAGAAGCCAGAAGCCTTTACGAGACTTATGAGACGTTTCCATTTACGAAGATGATCGGAATCAATCCTTTCGAAGCGCTATGGGCGAATTTTACAGCCGGGGAGCAGCCGGAATTCCGGCAACTGGAGCAGCTTGCTCCGGCATACCGCAAAGAATCCTGGCGCCGCGGCTTGGCTTCCGTTGGAGTCAATGATGAAGCGCTGGCTGAACAACTAGCCGCCAAATTTGCCGAGGAACGCCGGAAGCGGCCTTATATGTATGAAGAAACGCTGCAAGTGTTGGATGAGCTCCGCGGTAAGGTGAAGCTGTTACTGCTCACAAACGGGTGTCCTGCTCTTCAGCAGGAGAAACTGGACGGTGTTCCGGAGCTTATCCCTTATTTTGATCATGTGGTCATCTCAGGGAGCTTTGGTAAAGGTAAGCCGGACAAGGATATTTTCGTACATGCGCTTGATCTGCTGGACATTGCTCCGGAACAAGGAGTTATGGTCGGTGATAAGCTTACGACGGATATTCTAGGCGGTCTGACTGCAGGTCTTACCACGGTCTGGATTAACCGGACGGGTAAAAAAGCTAATCCGGAGATTCGGCCGGACTATCAGATCGGGCATCTCTCCGAGCTTCTTCCGCTGGTACAATCGCTATAA
- a CDS encoding DUF896 domain-containing protein, giving the protein MNIDELVARINELARKQKSSGLNEEELAERAKLREIYLGNIRSNFRAQLDTIEIVDNDDQGNKGLKH; this is encoded by the coding sequence TTGAATATAGACGAATTGGTCGCACGCATCAATGAATTGGCTCGCAAACAGAAAAGCAGCGGCCTGAATGAAGAGGAATTAGCAGAACGCGCTAAGCTCCGCGAGATCTATCTGGGCAACATCCGCAGCAACTTCCGTGCACAGCTTGATACGATTGAAATCGTGGATAACGATGATCAAGGCAACAAGGGGCTTAAACATTAG
- a CDS encoding LysM peptidoglycan-binding domain-containing protein gives MLKYSTYRSIYDEAREVQSSGDDSASTYASSLKNSAAFVFNMLMKVFVKDNFIKLALVFMLVVSGFTVVGNVFAGSVSSMTEGKRVVVERGDTLWSIAREHKPDNMRTVVYIEGIKETSGLKSSDIQAGDVLTLPVY, from the coding sequence ATGCTAAAATACAGTACATACCGCAGCATCTACGATGAAGCCCGCGAGGTTCAGTCTTCCGGAGATGATTCTGCTTCAACTTATGCATCAAGTCTAAAGAATTCTGCAGCGTTCGTATTCAATATGCTAATGAAGGTATTTGTGAAGGATAACTTTATAAAGCTAGCTTTAGTGTTTATGCTCGTTGTTTCAGGTTTTACAGTTGTAGGTAATGTTTTTGCCGGATCAGTCTCCTCTATGACAGAAGGTAAGCGGGTAGTGGTTGAACGCGGAGACACGCTCTGGAGCATTGCACGGGAACATAAACCGGATAACATGAGGACCGTCGTATATATAGAAGGAATTAAAGAGACAAGCGGACTGAAGAGCAGTGACATCCAGGCCGGAGATGTGTTAACCTTGCCTGTATATTAA
- the lexA gene encoding transcriptional repressor LexA — MSKISSRQLAILEFIRNEVRSKGYPPSVREIGEAVGLASSSTVHGHLDRLEKKGLIRRDPTKPRAIELLGQEDSENVHQFVQTVTRIPVVGKVTAGVPITATENIEDYFPLPSHYVGDNKVFMLSVLGDSMVDAGIMNGDYVIVRQQQTADNGDIVVAMTEEDEATVKTFYKERDHIRLQPENPAYEPLRLNRVTILGRVIGLFRDIH, encoded by the coding sequence ATGTCAAAGATTTCGAGTCGTCAGCTGGCGATCCTGGAATTTATACGTAACGAAGTCCGCAGCAAGGGTTATCCTCCGTCTGTCCGGGAAATCGGGGAAGCTGTTGGTCTTGCGTCCAGCTCCACAGTACATGGTCATTTGGATCGTCTTGAGAAGAAAGGCCTTATCCGTCGTGACCCTACGAAGCCGCGTGCGATAGAACTGCTTGGACAGGAAGATTCTGAGAATGTACATCAATTTGTACAAACAGTAACCCGTATTCCTGTTGTAGGTAAAGTCACCGCCGGGGTGCCTATTACAGCTACAGAGAATATTGAAGACTATTTCCCGCTACCTAGCCACTATGTAGGCGACAACAAAGTTTTCATGCTCTCTGTACTGGGAGACAGCATGGTTGATGCGGGAATTATGAACGGCGACTATGTTATTGTCCGCCAGCAGCAGACAGCAGACAATGGAGATATCGTCGTTGCGATGACTGAAGAAGATGAAGCAACTGTTAAGACATTCTACAAAGAACGAGACCATATCCGCCTGCAGCCGGAGAATCCGGCTTATGAACCTCTCCGCTTGAACCGTGTTACCATTTTAGGTAGAGTCATTGGACTTTTCCGAGATATTCACTAG
- a CDS encoding L,D-transpeptidase gives MPNYRIIVDLSQRMLYLLDNDIVTRGFPVGIGTMLTVSPTGEYTIINKQPNPGGPFGAFWMGLSKPHYGIHGTNDPASIGHRVSHGCIRMYNNDVLALSRIVPIGTRVTIRE, from the coding sequence TTGCCCAATTACCGGATAATTGTTGATCTGTCGCAGCGCATGCTGTATTTGCTGGATAACGACATTGTGACCCGTGGTTTTCCCGTTGGAATCGGCACCATGCTGACTGTTTCACCTACAGGCGAGTATACTATCATTAACAAGCAGCCTAATCCCGGCGGGCCTTTTGGTGCCTTTTGGATGGGGCTGTCTAAACCGCATTACGGCATTCACGGAACGAATGACCCTGCTTCGATCGGTCATAGGGTCTCCCATGGCTGCATCCGGATGTATAACAATGATGTTCTCGCTTTATCTCGTATAGTCCCCATTGGCACGCGTGTGACGATTAGGGAGTAA
- a CDS encoding DUF6199 family natural product biosynthesis protein — protein MPAGIAWFMTAFLVLWTGTAVFATIKPRYFWQITQGWKAFKEPPKAYFVFSAIGTGIFAVIGLALLLLPFYHSR, from the coding sequence ATGCCTGCAGGAATCGCCTGGTTTATGACCGCGTTTCTTGTGCTTTGGACGGGCACGGCGGTGTTTGCTACGATTAAACCACGTTATTTCTGGCAGATTACCCAAGGCTGGAAAGCTTTCAAAGAGCCGCCAAAAGCATATTTTGTCTTTTCTGCTATCGGCACAGGGATTTTTGCAGTTATTGGCCTAGCACTATTATTATTGCCTTTCTATCATAGCCGTTAG
- a CDS encoding sporulation protein Cse60, with protein sequence MIQVKEFVDGDNFYAENKANEFLKGLREEQVVNICYGSVVKSSRDGAEHQRSTILVVYKSDEK encoded by the coding sequence ATGATACAGGTAAAAGAATTTGTGGACGGCGATAATTTTTATGCGGAGAACAAGGCAAATGAATTCCTCAAAGGGTTACGGGAAGAGCAGGTAGTCAACATCTGTTATGGCTCAGTCGTCAAATCTTCACGTGACGGTGCAGAGCATCAACGGAGCACAATATTGGTGGTATACAAGTCAGATGAAAAATAA
- a CDS encoding GNAT family N-acetyltransferase, which yields MSKSPFEQFPRIESAAITLRKITDSDLDELFDIYSNEKLFVHSPVMLKKNKETVANMIGHFERDFLKKKTIFLGICLNKEPERIVGVAEIFDYVQDVNMITIGYRLDDRFWGQGIATGAVQAMTEYLFKELGINRIQAFVMPENIKSQKVLLRNYFRQEGTIRQGQVWKGHGVVDLEVFSRLDSDETKY from the coding sequence ATGAGTAAAAGCCCATTTGAACAATTTCCACGAATTGAATCTGCAGCAATTACATTAAGAAAAATAACTGATTCTGATCTCGACGAGCTGTTTGACATCTATAGCAATGAAAAGCTGTTTGTGCATTCACCAGTAATGCTGAAGAAAAACAAAGAGACAGTGGCCAATATGATAGGACATTTTGAAAGAGATTTTCTTAAGAAGAAGACGATTTTCCTGGGAATCTGCTTGAACAAAGAGCCTGAACGTATTGTTGGCGTGGCAGAAATATTTGATTATGTGCAGGACGTAAATATGATCACCATAGGTTACAGGCTTGACGATAGATTTTGGGGTCAGGGGATTGCCACAGGAGCAGTTCAGGCGATGACGGAATATTTGTTCAAGGAGTTAGGGATCAATCGTATTCAAGCCTTTGTAATGCCGGAGAATATCAAATCCCAGAAGGTGCTGCTGAGGAATTATTTTAGACAAGAAGGCACGATCCGGCAAGGTCAGGTCTGGAAAGGACATGGCGTTGTGGATTTAGAGGTGTTCTCACGGCTGGATAGTGATGAGACCAAATATTAA
- the glnA gene encoding type I glutamate--ammonia ligase has product MSFSKEDIIRIAKEENVRFIRLQFTDLLGTIKNVEIPVSQLEKALDNKMMFDGSSIEGYVRIEESDMYLYPDLSTWVIFPWVTDSRVARLICDVYMPDGTPFAGDPRGILKRCLEEAEEMGYTAMNVGPEPEFFLFRTDEKGNPTTELNDQGGYFDLAPMDLGENCRREIVLTLEEMGFEIEASHHEVASGQHEIDFKYADAIKAADQIQTFKLVVKTVARQHGLHATFMPKPLFGMNGSGMHAHQSLFKGNENVFYDESDTLGLSKTARYYMAGILKHARAFAAITNPTVNSYKRLVPGYEAPCYVAWSASNRSPMIRIPASRGLSTRIEVRNPDPAANPYLALAVMLKAGLDGIKRQLDLPAPIDRNIYVMSEEERIEEGIPSLPSDLKEALNEMIRSHVITEALGEHALAHFYELKEIEWDIYRTQVHEWERAQYMTLY; this is encoded by the coding sequence GTGAGCTTTTCTAAAGAGGATATTATCCGTATCGCCAAGGAAGAAAACGTCCGTTTTATTCGCCTGCAGTTCACCGACCTGCTCGGAACCATCAAAAACGTTGAGATTCCAGTAAGCCAGCTTGAAAAAGCGCTCGACAATAAAATGATGTTCGATGGATCGTCCATTGAAGGTTATGTGCGTATTGAGGAATCTGACATGTATCTCTATCCGGACCTCAGCACATGGGTGATTTTCCCTTGGGTGACGGACAGCCGGGTAGCACGTCTGATTTGTGATGTGTACATGCCTGATGGAACACCGTTTGCCGGCGATCCGCGCGGCATTCTCAAACGCTGTCTTGAGGAAGCAGAAGAAATGGGCTACACTGCCATGAACGTTGGACCAGAGCCGGAATTTTTCCTGTTCAGAACCGATGAGAAGGGTAATCCTACTACAGAATTGAATGACCAGGGTGGATATTTCGATTTGGCGCCGATGGATCTTGGGGAGAACTGCCGCCGCGAAATCGTATTGACTCTTGAAGAAATGGGCTTCGAAATTGAAGCTTCTCACCACGAAGTGGCTTCCGGCCAGCATGAAATTGACTTCAAATATGCGGATGCGATCAAAGCCGCTGACCAAATTCAAACCTTCAAGCTCGTTGTGAAGACGGTTGCCCGTCAGCACGGCCTGCATGCTACTTTTATGCCTAAGCCTCTATTTGGTATGAACGGATCCGGGATGCATGCCCACCAATCCTTGTTCAAAGGCAATGAGAATGTATTCTATGATGAAAGTGATACGCTCGGCCTGAGCAAAACTGCACGGTATTACATGGCTGGTATCCTGAAGCACGCACGTGCTTTTGCCGCCATCACGAATCCGACAGTGAACTCTTACAAACGTCTGGTTCCCGGTTATGAAGCCCCTTGTTACGTAGCCTGGTCTGCGAGCAACCGCAGCCCGATGATTCGTATTCCGGCTTCCAGAGGCCTCAGTACACGCATTGAAGTCCGCAATCCGGACCCTGCAGCTAACCCGTATCTTGCACTTGCTGTAATGTTGAAGGCAGGTCTTGACGGAATCAAGCGCCAGCTTGATCTGCCGGCTCCAATCGACCGGAACATCTATGTGATGTCTGAGGAAGAGCGGATTGAAGAAGGCATTCCAAGCTTGCCGTCCGATCTGAAAGAAGCACTAAATGAAATGATCCGCAGCCATGTCATCACTGAAGCCCTTGGTGAACATGCTTTGGCTCACTTCTATGAACTGAAGGAAATCGAATGGGACATCTATCGTACCCAGGTTCACGAGTGGGAAAGAGCTCAGTACATGACTCTTTACTAG
- a CDS encoding MerR family transcriptional regulator, whose product MGDEIRRNMALFPIGIVMKLTDLSARQIRYYEQHSLIVPARTSGNQRLFSFNDVERLLEIKALIEKGVNIAGIKQVMNPVSKESEEATVITPDTEVRRRELSDSQLHRLLKQELVSGKRPGQVSLIQGELSRFFNK is encoded by the coding sequence ATGGGTGATGAAATCCGCAGAAATATGGCATTATTTCCTATAGGAATCGTAATGAAGCTAACCGATTTATCTGCTAGACAAATTCGTTATTATGAGCAGCACAGTCTGATCGTGCCCGCGCGTACTTCAGGCAACCAGCGTTTGTTCTCATTTAATGATGTAGAGCGCCTATTGGAAATCAAAGCATTAATTGAGAAAGGCGTTAATATTGCCGGCATTAAGCAGGTAATGAACCCTGTCTCGAAGGAATCTGAAGAAGCTACGGTAATTACCCCTGACACAGAGGTCCGCCGTAGAGAGTTGTCTGATTCACAGCTTCACCGTTTGCTTAAGCAGGAACTGGTTTCGGGTAAAAGACCGGGACAAGTATCTCTTATTCAAGGCGAGCTATCCCGGTTTTTTAATAAATAA
- a CDS encoding methionine gamma-lyase family protein — protein MAVFAEDLLQAAEAAELEIESAVKALDKIVDHNQWKVIEAFQRQQVSDFHFAGSTGYAYNDRGREVLDLVYADIFGAESALVRPHFASGTHTISTALFGVLRPGDELLYITGRPYDTLHKVVGKPGDGTGSLADFGIGYKETALTSDGKIDWDEVALSINDQTKVIGIQRSRGYDWRSSFTVAEIGEMVTRVKALKPELIVFVDNCYGEFTEMLEPPQVGADLVAGSLIKNPGGGIAETGGYICGRSDLVELAAYRLTAPGIGGEVGAMLGTTRGLFQGLFMAPHTVGQAVKGSIFAAAVFQRCGFTTKPAWNERRTDLIQAVAFDGPEHLVAFVQGIQRAAAVDSHVVPEAWDMPGYEHPVIMAAGTFIQGGSLELSADAPIQAPYIGYMQGGLTYSHVKFGVLMALQCMRERKLL, from the coding sequence ATGGCTGTTTTTGCAGAGGATCTTTTACAGGCGGCAGAGGCCGCTGAGCTAGAAATTGAAAGTGCCGTTAAAGCACTGGATAAGATTGTGGACCATAACCAATGGAAGGTGATTGAAGCGTTCCAGCGCCAGCAAGTCAGCGACTTCCATTTCGCCGGATCTACCGGTTATGCCTATAATGACCGGGGCCGGGAGGTCCTGGATCTGGTGTATGCCGATATCTTCGGCGCAGAAAGCGCGCTGGTACGCCCGCATTTCGCTTCCGGGACACATACCATCTCCACGGCACTCTTTGGCGTGCTGCGTCCAGGAGATGAGCTGCTATATATCACAGGACGTCCCTATGACACGCTGCATAAGGTAGTGGGCAAACCGGGTGACGGAACAGGCTCATTAGCCGATTTTGGGATCGGCTACAAAGAGACTGCACTTACCTCTGATGGGAAAATTGACTGGGATGAAGTAGCGTTGTCTATTAACGATCAAACCAAAGTCATCGGGATTCAAAGATCCCGGGGTTATGACTGGCGTTCTTCCTTTACTGTTGCTGAAATCGGAGAAATGGTGACCAGAGTAAAAGCTTTGAAGCCTGAGCTTATTGTTTTTGTAGACAACTGCTATGGTGAATTCACCGAAATGCTGGAGCCGCCTCAGGTCGGGGCGGATCTTGTTGCCGGTTCGCTGATCAAAAACCCCGGCGGCGGGATTGCAGAGACCGGCGGCTATATTTGCGGGCGCAGCGACCTTGTAGAACTGGCAGCCTACCGGCTTACTGCACCGGGCATCGGCGGCGAAGTTGGCGCGATGCTCGGCACGACCCGCGGTCTTTTCCAGGGGCTGTTCATGGCGCCGCATACAGTTGGACAGGCTGTGAAGGGCAGTATCTTTGCTGCTGCGGTGTTCCAGCGCTGCGGGTTCACAACTAAGCCAGCCTGGAACGAGCGGCGTACCGATCTGATTCAGGCAGTCGCTTTTGATGGTCCTGAGCATCTTGTAGCCTTCGTGCAAGGGATTCAGCGTGCCGCGGCTGTAGACAGCCATGTCGTCCCTGAAGCGTGGGATATGCCGGGCTACGAGCATCCTGTCATTATGGCGGCAGGAACGTTCATCCAGGGCGGCAGCTTGGAGCTGTCAGCGGATGCGCCCATCCAGGCGCCGTATATCGGCTATATGCAGGGCGGATTAACTTATTCCCATGTGAAATTCGGCGTGTTGATGGCGCTGCAATGTATGCGGGAGCGCAAACTCCTGTAG